TCAGCTCGATGCCGGCCTCCTCGTGCCACGCCAGCAGATCACCGACCGGCTCCGGCGGTCCGAGCGGAGCCACCGGCTCGGTCGCGACGACAGCATGAGCGTGCGTACCGAAGGGCCGGAACGACGCCGCCGCGAACCGGTAGGCGAACAGCCGCACGGTGCGCATCGCCTCCAGCCAGCCGTACTCGATCGCGTGCACGCGATCGACGCCGGGGCCGAGGAGTGATCGATCCTCGGGGGAGGTCTCCACCGTCGCCCAAGCCATCGCGCGCGGACACTGGCGCGGGAACCAGTAGTCCGGCGCCCGGTCCGCGCCGACCGCCCAGACGTACGCCTCCGGCTGTCGCGCGGTCGCCGCGACGTGTGGCTCGAAGCGGGTGATCGCCGGGTCCTCCGAGAAGTGGAGGACCTCACCGGGCGCGGGACGCATGAGCAACACCTAGCACACAAAGAAGCGGCCCCACCCGAACCAGTCGGGTGGGGCCGCTTCGGCAACCGGGTCTCAGGACTCCGGGAAGATCACCACGCGGCGCTTCGGGTCCTCGCCCTCGCTCTCGCTGGTGACTCCGGAGACCGTCGCCACCGCGTCGTGGACCACCTTGCGCTCGAACGGGCTCATCGGCTGCAGCCGCACCCGCTCGCCGCTCTTCAGGACCGACTCCGCCGTCGAACTGCCGAGCTCGCGCAGCTCCTCACGGCGGTCCGCACGCCAGCCCGCGATGTCCAGCATCAGCCGGCTGCGGGAGCCGGTCTCCTGCTGGACCGCCAGGCGGGTCAGCTCCTGCAGCGCCTCGAGCACCGTGCCGCGCGGGCCGACGAGCTTCTCGAGGTCTTCGCCACCGTCGATGCTCACGATCGCGCGGCCGGCTTCCACGTCCAGGTCGATGTCACCGTCGTAGTCGAGCAGATCGAGCAGGCGCTCGAGGTAGTCGCCGGCGATGTCACCCTCTTGCACGAGGATGTCGTCGCCACCGCCCGCCTTCTGTTCGCCCGCCTCGTCGGCGGCCGGCTCCGGGGTCACGTCGTCCTGATCGGCTTCGATCGTGTCGATCGTCTCCGACATCATTCGTCTCCTCTCCGAACCGGTCGCGCTCAGCGGCGCTTCCGGCCCGACTTCCTGGTCGAGTCTTTGAGAAGGCCCGGCACGCCGGTGCCGTTGTCCTTCGAGCCGTTCTGGCTGCCTGCGTCGGCCGAGGCCGGTTCCGCCGCGGTCGCGCCGTCCGCCTTGGCGGCGGCGGCTGCTGCGGCCGCCTCCGCCGGCGTGGTCTGCGCGAAGCCGTGGGCCGAGCCCGCCTTCGTGACCTTCTTCTGGGAGCCGGTCTGGGCGGGCTGGTTCTTCTTCTGCTGGACCGGCTTCTGACCGACCTTCGGCGCGGTCGGCTTCTGGCCCGGCTTCGGCCCGAGCGTCGCGCGCTTCTCGGCGGCCTCCGCCTTGCGGGCCGCCTCTTCCTTGTCGATCTTCGTGTAGACGAGCCGCTGCTGCATCAGGGTCCAGCCGTTGTTCGCCAGCCAGTAGAAGAGGAGGCCGAGCGGGAACAGCGCACCGAAGACGAGCACACCGAGCGGGAAGATGTACATCGTCAGCTTGTTCATGATCGCGGTCTGCGGGGTGGCCGACGCGGCGTTCTGGCGGGCCACCGAGTGCCGCGCGGTGAGGTGCGTGGCGATCGACGCGACGATCATCAGGGGCAGCGCGACCGGGAGGACGCCCCACTGGAAGCCGACGTTCGTGGCTCCACCGCTGACGACGCCGACGCCGTTGTAGACGGCCTCGCCGAGGTTGACCCCGAACAGCTTCGCGTTGACGTAGGACTGGACGTCGTGCTGGGTGAAGAAGTAGTTCTCGGTCTTCGGCCCGCCACCGGGCGGCGGCATCGTGAACGCGCGGAGCACGTGGTTCAGGCCGATGAAGACCGGGATCTGAAGCAGCATCGGCAGGCAGCTGCCCAGCGGGTTGACGCCGTGCTCCTTCTGGAGCTTCTGCATCTCCGCGGCTTGGCGCTGCCGGTCGCTCGCGTACTTCTTCTGGATCTTCTTCATTTCCGGCGCGAAGTCCTGCATCTTCTTCATCGACCGGACCTGGTTCACGAACGGCTTGAACATGATGCCGCGCACGGTGAACGTCAGGAAGATGATGCCGAGGATCCACGCGATCGCCGAGGCTTCCCCGAAGACCAGGCCGAAGACCTTGTGCCAACACCAGAGGATGAAGGACACGGGGTAGTAGATGAAATCGAGCACTGCTGCTACTCCTCGATCGGTGTTTCAGGTCTGCGGTGACGCCACGAGAACGGCTCGGGCACAGGGTCGCGGCCGGGCGGCGTCCAGGGGCCGCAACGCAGCAGCCGGCGCAGCGCGAGGTAGGAGCCGCGGCCGGCACCGTGCCGGGTGAGGGCTTCGACTGCGTACGCGCTGCAGCTCGGGTAGAACCGGCAAGCCGGCGGCAGGAAGGGCGAGATCGCCTTGCGGTAGAGCTTGATGGGGAGCAGCAGCACCCAGGCGACCGGTCCGGGCCTCGGTTCGACGACGTCGTCGAAGTCGTGCCCGGAGTGGCCGTGCTCGGAGTGGTCGT
This window of the Amycolatopsis balhimycina FH 1894 genome carries:
- a CDS encoding protein jag, which gives rise to MSETIDTIEADQDDVTPEPAADEAGEQKAGGGDDILVQEGDIAGDYLERLLDLLDYDGDIDLDVEAGRAIVSIDGGEDLEKLVGPRGTVLEALQELTRLAVQQETGSRSRLMLDIAGWRADRREELRELGSSTAESVLKSGERVRLQPMSPFERKVVHDAVATVSGVTSESEGEDPKRRVVIFPES
- a CDS encoding DUF6886 family protein, with protein sequence MRPAPGEVLHFSEDPAITRFEPHVAATARQPEAYVWAVGADRAPDYWFPRQCPRAMAWATVETSPEDRSLLGPGVDRVHAIEYGWLEAMRTVRLFAYRFAAASFRPFGTHAHAVVATEPVAPLGPPEPVGDLLAWHEEAGIELRVLPNLWPFVDAVADSSLGFSGIRLGNARPRPSELHT
- the yidC gene encoding membrane protein insertase YidC, whose product is MLDFIYYPVSFILWCWHKVFGLVFGEASAIAWILGIIFLTFTVRGIMFKPFVNQVRSMKKMQDFAPEMKKIQKKYASDRQRQAAEMQKLQKEHGVNPLGSCLPMLLQIPVFIGLNHVLRAFTMPPPGGGPKTENYFFTQHDVQSYVNAKLFGVNLGEAVYNGVGVVSGGATNVGFQWGVLPVALPLMIVASIATHLTARHSVARQNAASATPQTAIMNKLTMYIFPLGVLVFGALFPLGLLFYWLANNGWTLMQQRLVYTKIDKEEAARKAEAAEKRATLGPKPGQKPTAPKVGQKPVQQKKNQPAQTGSQKKVTKAGSAHGFAQTTPAEAAAAAAAAKADGATAAEPASADAGSQNGSKDNGTGVPGLLKDSTRKSGRKRR
- the yidD gene encoding membrane protein insertion efficiency factor YidD, yielding MRANPEHDSAHDHSEHGHSGHDFDDVVEPRPGPVAWVLLLPIKLYRKAISPFLPPACRFYPSCSAYAVEALTRHGAGRGSYLALRRLLRCGPWTPPGRDPVPEPFSWRHRRPETPIEE